In Helicoverpa zea isolate HzStark_Cry1AcR chromosome 3, ilHelZeax1.1, whole genome shotgun sequence, the following proteins share a genomic window:
- the LOC124646112 gene encoding homeotic protein spalt-major isoform X4, whose translation MPRVKPSCVRRVSIGESSGSCSEEDINHVSDDTRDRPEAHMCPRCQEQFENLHEFLYHKRLCDEKALQMGEERMHSDPEEMVVSGDEEMDGPNKRLEQVRRHRQDAENNNSLEDGEAEVPEADVPPVGLPFPVAGHVTLEALQNTKVAVAQFAATTMANNADNEAALHELAVLQSTLFTLQHQQVFQLQLIRQLQNQLSLTRRKDDQLPSPPPSEPEPVPVPPARSPSPPRPPREPTPVAPPPPTSQSLPSTHSHLTPKTEPLSVPKLPTSSPPMMSHPPYSSISSSLASSIITNNDPPPSLNEPNTLEMLQKRAQEVLDNASQGLLANNLADELAFRKSGKMSPYDGKSGGRNEPFFKHRCRYCGKVFGSDSALQIHIRSHTGERPFKCNVCGSRFTTKGNLKVHFQRHTAKFPHVKMNPNPVPEHLDKYHPPLLAQLSPGPIPGMPPHPLQFPPGAPAPFPPSLPLYRPPHHDLLPPRPLGDKPLPPHPLFAMREEQDAPADLSKPSAPSPSRSAPEVKSEPQDDECQRDSSFEDTDRVSPKREPDENDATQDQEQDRYPSTSPYDDCSMDSKYSNEEQIGRESPHVKPDPDQPENLSMRGNTTCNLCYKTFACNSALEIHYRSHTKERPFKCTVCDRGFSTKSSGGGCRCGRRARAPRPPHATALDLWNAFVYPGNMKQHMLTHKIRDVPPGFDKSSSGADDTREASPDRRSSPDKLDLKRSPPAHPPPQMTHPPPIDMPPLPKRPSVPSGPTHPPPPASSKHLCGVCRKNFSSSSALQIHMRTHTGDKPFRCAVCQKAFTTKGNLKVHMGTHMWSGGASRRGRRMSLELPPRPLHEPHDLLRRPDLFYPYLPAPFLNGMQQKLNEISVIQQSAGQNGVAGKFPGLLGFGAFGGARPGAASPLERPPSLEGGDERQAAMRELAERGRELAERSRQMREDSEYRSPPAHGAHAPPAAQASPPAPHHQHGLAPLPPPARTEGLTV comes from the exons GTGAAAGTTCGGGATCGTGTTCCGAGGAGGATATTAACCATGTGTCTGACGATACGAGAGACCGGCCTGAAGCACACATGTGTCCGCGCTGTCAGGAACAGTTCGAGAACCTTCACGAGTTCCTGTACCACAAGCGACTCTGCGATGAGAAAGCGTTGCAAATGGGCGAGGAGAGAATGCACTCCGATCCGGAGGAAATGGTCGTTTCAGGCGATGAAGAGATGGATGGACCCAACAAACGATTAGAGCAGGTCCGACGGCATCGACAAGATGCGGAAAATAATAACAGCCTCGAGGATGGCGAGGCAGAAGTGCCTGAAGCCGACGTGCCGCCAGTTGGCTTGCCCTTCCCGGTGGCCGGCCACGTCACGCTCGAAGCTTTACAAAATACTAAAGTTGCCGTAGCACAATTTGCCGCGACTACAATGGCGAACAACGCAGATAACGAAGCGGCGTTACATGAACTGGCCGTGCTACAAAGCACGTTATTTACGCTGCAGCACCAACAAGTTTTTCAGCTACAATTAATACGCCAATTACAAAATCAATTGTCATTAACGCGACGGAAAGATGACCAGCTCCCGAGCCCGCCGCCGAGTGAACCAGAGCCGGTGCCGGTGCCTCCCGCTCGATCGCCGTCGCCGCCTCGTCCGCCACGGGAGCCTACTCCTGTCGCACCCCCTCCTCCTACTAGTCAAAGCTTACCGTCAACTCATTCGCATCTCACACCTAAGACGGAACCCTTATCCGTTCCTAAACTCCCAACCTCGTCTCCACCGATGATGTCCCATCCACCGTACAGCTCCATTTCCTCATCTTTAGCTTCTTCAATAATCACAAACAACGACCCGCCACCTTCTCTCAACGAACCAAATACGCTTGAAATGCTACAAAAGAGAGCACAAGAAGTGCTTGACAATGCGTCACAAGGCCTATTAGCCAACAATCTTGCCGATGAACTCGCTTTCCGTAAATCCGGAAAAATGTCACCATATGATGGAAAATCTGGTGGAAGAAACGAACCATTTTTCAAGCATCGCTGCCGTTACTGCGGAAAAGTGTTTGGAAGCGATTCTGCACTGCAAATCCACATTCGATCGCACACAGGTGAAAGACCTTTTAAGTGTAATGTATGTGGATCACGATTTACAACCAAAGGGAATCTCAAAGTACATTTCCAAAGACACACAGCAAAGTTTCCGCATGTCAAGATGAATCCCAATCCAGTACCAGAGCATTTGGATAAATACCACCCCCCGCTGTTAGCGCAGTTGTCGCCGGGACCAATTCCTGGAATGCCACCACATCCACTTCAATTCCCTCCGGGTGCGCCAGCTCCTTTTCCGCCAAGCTTGCCGTTGTACAGACCCCCACATCATGACTTATTACCACCTCGTCCGCTCGGAGACAAACCCCTACCGCCTCATCCATTATTTGCAATGCGAGAGGAACAAGACGCTCCGGCTGATCTCAGTAAACCATCTGCGCCGAGCCCTTCTCGATCAGCACCCGAGGTTAAGTCTGAACCCCAAGATGATGAGTGTCAACGAGATTCCAGTTTTGAAGACACTGACCGAGTATCTCCTAAGCGAGAACCTGACGAAAATGATGCCACGCAGGATCAAGAGCAAGACAGATATCCTTCGACCTCGCCCTACGACGACTGCAGCATGGACTCAAAATATAGCAATGAAGAACAAATCGGCAGAGAGAGTCCTCATGTGAAGCCCGATCCAGATCAACCGGAAAATCTCTCAA TGCGCGGCAACACGACCTGTAACCTCTGCTACAAGACGTTCGCCTGCAACTCCGCTCTGGAGATACATTACCGGAGCCACACCAAGGAGCGACCATTTAAGTGCACCGTCTGCGATCGCGGATTCTCCACCAAG AGCAGTGGCGGCGGTTGCCGGTGCGGTAGGCGCGCGCGCGCACCCCGCCCCCCGCACGCCACTGCTTTGGACCTGTGGAACGCCTTCGTTTACCCG GGCAACATGAAGCAACACATGCTGACGCACAAGATCCGCGACGTGCCACCCGGGTTCGACAAGAGCTCGAGTGGAGCCGACGACACCCGGGAGGCCAGCCCCGACCGGCGCTCCTCGCCCGACAAGCTCGACCTCAAGCGCTCGCCGCCCGCGCACCCGCCGCCGCAGATGACGCATCCCCCACCTATCGATATGCCGCCACTGCCCAAACGGCCCAGCG TACCCAGCGGGCCAACACACCCCCCACCGCCGGCATCATCCAAGCACCTTTGCGGAGTGTGCCGCAAGAACTTCTCCTCGTCGTCCGCGTTACAGATCCACATGCGTACTCACACCGGGGACAAACCTTTCCGATGCGCCGTGTGCCAGAAGGCCTTCACTACGAAGGGTAACCTTAAG GTGCATATGGGAACGCACATGTGGAGTGGCGGTGCGTCACGGCGCGGACGGCGCATGTCGCTTGAGCTGCCCCCGCGGCCGCTACATGAGCCGCACGATCTACTGCGCCGCCCCGACCTCTTCTACCCATACCTGCCCGCGCCCTTCCTTAACGGCATGCAGCAAAAG CTGAATGAAATATCAGTGATACAGCAGAGCGCGGGCCAAAACGGTGTAGCAGGAAAATTCCCCGGACTTCTCGGTTTCGGAGCATTTGGAGGTGCGCGACCAGGTGCTGCGTCGCCACTGGAACGACCGCCATCACTGGAGGGCGGTGACGAGAGGCAAGCCGCGATGCGCGAGCTGGCCGAGCGCGGTCGGGAGCTGGCGGAGCGGAGCCGGCAGATGCGCGAGGACAGCGAGTACCGGTCGCCGCCGGCGCACGGAGCGCACGCGCCGCCGGCGGCGCAGGCGTCGCCACCCGCCCCGCATCACCAGCACGGGCtggcgccgctgccgccgcccgcgcgcaccGAGGGCCTGACGGTCTAG